The Halostella limicola genome includes the window GGGACGGCCTCTACTACCGGACGCAGGAAGCGAACAATGACGGTGCAGAGCTCGACGGTGTCGAGATCATCGACTACGGCTACGCCGAGGGGTCACCCGAGGATCCGACCATCCTGGGGTCGCTCGACGCGGGGGAGACGCACAACCTCTTCCCGCATCCCACCGAGCCGTACGTCTACACCACTGAACACCACGGAATGGGTGTCTTCGACGTGAGCGACCCCACCGACACCTCGTTCGTCGGGACGTTCGGCCCCGAAGCCGACCTCCACGACGTCGTCGTCGATCCTGAGAACGATCTCGCCCACCTCGCGTTCATCGGCGGCGGCTTCGACGGCTACGTCATCATGGACGTGAGCGACCCCGCGAACCCGGAAGAGGCCGGGCGTTTCAGCTACGAGGGGCTCCCCTCCTACGAGGACGTCCCGCTCGGCGAGGAAGGCTTCCAGAACTGCCACTACGCCAACTACGACCCCGACCGGGATATCGCGGTCGTCGGCGACGAGATCGGATTCGGGAAGCCCGGCGGCAAGCACATCTTCGATATCGGCTGGGGTGACGGCTCCGTTGCGGACCCCAAGCCCATCGGGTACACGCCGTCACCGAACGCGCAGGTGATGGACGAACTTCCGGAATTGTACGACTGGACGACACACAATCACGATATCATCTCGAAAGGGAACAACTCCCTGCTCGTCGACGGGGCGTACCACGAAGGGATGGTCGTCTGGGACATCAGTGACCCGACCGATCCCACGTTCACCGACCGCTACGCGACCGACGACCAGGCCGACCAAGCGAATAGTCCGAGTTGGATCGGCGAGGCGCCGATGGCGTGGGGCGCGAACTACAACAAACAACGCGACCTCACCGTCGTCTCCGACATGGCCACCGGCGTCTACGTGTTCAAGGTCACGCCG containing:
- a CDS encoding LVIVD repeat-containing protein, with translation MKPTRRTLLKALGSTAAIGSIGTAAARETPPKGRIRNLGHSLLSDPPGGYTEGDVRDDGQYALTGSFYGTGGSFLVDISNPTDPREAHRVPSSENVRNADVKFGRRDGLYYRTQEANNDGAELDGVEIIDYGYAEGSPEDPTILGSLDAGETHNLFPHPTEPYVYTTEHHGMGVFDVSDPTDTSFVGTFGPEADLHDVVVDPENDLAHLAFIGGGFDGYVIMDVSDPANPEEAGRFSYEGLPSYEDVPLGEEGFQNCHYANYDPDRDIAVVGDEIGFGKPGGKHIFDIGWGDGSVADPKPIGYTPSPNAQVMDELPELYDWTTHNHDIISKGNNSLLVDGAYHEGMVVWDISDPTDPTFTDRYATDDQADQANSPSWIGEAPMAWGANYNKQRDLTVVSDMATGVYVFKVTPSAGNGGNGGNGGR